In the genome of Drosophila subpulchrella strain 33 F10 #4 breed RU33 chromosome 2L, RU_Dsub_v1.1 Primary Assembly, whole genome shotgun sequence, one region contains:
- the LOC119545985 gene encoding galectin-9 isoform X4, which translates to MVLCEKLLCCCTTAKNGGLNEASFYDYADPVPKYFNDQIGQLSEGVSFTVTGNLAVNCERFSINLVHNNETRDVALHINPRLPQNYIVRNTKVQDIWGSEEVSSALPFLLSRGDKFSIQVLVTEACYMISVNGQHFATYTHRIPYRNVSILEVKGDVGNVEMQRTLVLNYPQRLPESGAKNIELHIDDEIDEIDASIEETVKIPHEWCLISAPITQSDSSPKSTHSSNDFGLTLPYYGALPPNSLVEGRCLKIEGRVRLLPHSFYINLQKGQDIWPHPVVAFHLNPRFSKASSGAIGKAVVCRNAWFDGRWAQEERSELDTNFRPGRTFSLVIVCTKDSYEVYVNRQFMTDFKYKVGPSLVDTVYIQGDVKLWNVTLEQNPLIKGKNVRVYHNPLYTDEY; encoded by the exons AT GGTTTTGTGCGAGAAATTGCTTTGCTGTTGTACTACGGCGAAAAATGGTGGCTTGAATGAG GCCTCATTTTACGACTACGCAGATCCAGTGCCAAAGTACTTCAACGATCAAATTGGCCAATTGAGCGAAGGGGTCAGCTTTACCGTTACTGGGAATCTAGCAGTAAACTGTGAGAG GTTCTCCATTAATCTTGTTCATAACAACGAGACTCGAGATGTGGCGCTTCACATTAATCCGCGTTTGCCACAAAACTATATTGTTCGTAACACCAAAGTACAGGACATATGGGGCAGCGAGGAAGTTTCCTCGGCATTGCCCTTCCTTCTAAGTCGCGGCGATAAGTTTTCTATTCAAGTGCTTGTTACTGAGGCGTGCTATATGATTTCGGTAAACGGTCAGCATTTTGCAACGTATACTCATCGCATTCCTTATAGGAATGTCAGCATTCTGGAAGTCAAAGGAGATGTTGGTAACGTGGAAATGCAGCGAACTTTGGTCTTAAACTATCCTCAACGGTTACCCGAGTCGGGGGCGAAAAACATTGAGCTCCATATAGATGACGAGATTGATGAAATTGACGCCAGCATCGAGGAGACTGTCAAAATACCTCATGAGTGGTGCCTTATTAGCGCGCCGATCACACAGTCGGACAGTTCGCCTAAGAGTACCCACAGTTCAAATGATTTTGGGCTAACCTTGCCCTATTATGGAGCACTGCCGCCAAATTCGTTGGTAGAAGGTCGATGTCTGAAAATTGAAGGACGAGTGCGCCTACTTCCACACTCTTTCTACATAAACTTACAGAAGGGGCAGGACATTTGGCCACATCCAGTCGTAGCATTCCACCTCAATCCACGTTTTTCAAAAGCGAGCAGCGGTGCCATAGGCAAGGCGGTGGTGTGTCGTAATGCCTGGTTTGACGGACGTTGGGCACAAGAGGAACGTTCGGAGTTGGACACAAACTTTCGTCCCGGCCGAACTTTCAGTTTGGTCATTGTGTGCACCAAAGACTCCTATGAGGTTTATGTCAATCGGCAATTTATGACAGATTTTAAATACAAGGTCGGGCCTTCGTTGGTTGATACCGTCTATATACAAGGAGATGTGAAACTGTGG
- the LOC119545985 gene encoding galectin-9 isoform X3 — MSCCCGKRKRSEQESYQRFKNEDASFYDYADPVPKYFNDQIGQLSEGVSFTVTGNLAVNCERFSINLVHNNETRDVALHINPRLPQNYIVRNTKVQDIWGSEEVSSALPFLLSRGDKFSIQVLVTEACYMISVNGQHFATYTHRIPYRNVSILEVKGDVGNVEMQRTLVLNYPQRLPESGAKNIELHIDDEIDEIDASIEETVKIPHEWCLISAPITQSDSSPKSTHSSNDFGLTLPYYGALPPNSLVEGRCLKIEGRVRLLPHSFYINLQKGQDIWPHPVVAFHLNPRFSKASSGAIGKAVVCRNAWFDGRWAQEERSELDTNFRPGRTFSLVIVCTKDSYEVYVNRQFMTDFKYKVGPSLVDTVYIQGDVKLWNVTLEQNPLIKGKNVRVYHNPLYTDEY; from the exons ATGAGTTGCTGCTGTGGGAAACGAAAACGGAGCGAGCAAGAGTCCTATCAGAGGTTCAAGAACGAGGAT GCCTCATTTTACGACTACGCAGATCCAGTGCCAAAGTACTTCAACGATCAAATTGGCCAATTGAGCGAAGGGGTCAGCTTTACCGTTACTGGGAATCTAGCAGTAAACTGTGAGAG GTTCTCCATTAATCTTGTTCATAACAACGAGACTCGAGATGTGGCGCTTCACATTAATCCGCGTTTGCCACAAAACTATATTGTTCGTAACACCAAAGTACAGGACATATGGGGCAGCGAGGAAGTTTCCTCGGCATTGCCCTTCCTTCTAAGTCGCGGCGATAAGTTTTCTATTCAAGTGCTTGTTACTGAGGCGTGCTATATGATTTCGGTAAACGGTCAGCATTTTGCAACGTATACTCATCGCATTCCTTATAGGAATGTCAGCATTCTGGAAGTCAAAGGAGATGTTGGTAACGTGGAAATGCAGCGAACTTTGGTCTTAAACTATCCTCAACGGTTACCCGAGTCGGGGGCGAAAAACATTGAGCTCCATATAGATGACGAGATTGATGAAATTGACGCCAGCATCGAGGAGACTGTCAAAATACCTCATGAGTGGTGCCTTATTAGCGCGCCGATCACACAGTCGGACAGTTCGCCTAAGAGTACCCACAGTTCAAATGATTTTGGGCTAACCTTGCCCTATTATGGAGCACTGCCGCCAAATTCGTTGGTAGAAGGTCGATGTCTGAAAATTGAAGGACGAGTGCGCCTACTTCCACACTCTTTCTACATAAACTTACAGAAGGGGCAGGACATTTGGCCACATCCAGTCGTAGCATTCCACCTCAATCCACGTTTTTCAAAAGCGAGCAGCGGTGCCATAGGCAAGGCGGTGGTGTGTCGTAATGCCTGGTTTGACGGACGTTGGGCACAAGAGGAACGTTCGGAGTTGGACACAAACTTTCGTCCCGGCCGAACTTTCAGTTTGGTCATTGTGTGCACCAAAGACTCCTATGAGGTTTATGTCAATCGGCAATTTATGACAGATTTTAAATACAAGGTCGGGCCTTCGTTGGTTGATACCGTCTATATACAAGGAGATGTGAAACTGTGG
- the LOC119545985 gene encoding galectin-9 isoform X2, translating to MCLRVLCEKLLCCCTTAKNGGLNEASFYDYADPVPKYFNDQIGQLSEGVSFTVTGNLAVNCERFSINLVHNNETRDVALHINPRLPQNYIVRNTKVQDIWGSEEVSSALPFLLSRGDKFSIQVLVTEACYMISVNGQHFATYTHRIPYRNVSILEVKGDVGNVEMQRTLVLNYPQRLPESGAKNIELHIDDEIDEIDASIEETVKIPHEWCLISAPITQSDSSPKSTHSSNDFGLTLPYYGALPPNSLVEGRCLKIEGRVRLLPHSFYINLQKGQDIWPHPVVAFHLNPRFSKASSGAIGKAVVCRNAWFDGRWAQEERSELDTNFRPGRTFSLVIVCTKDSYEVYVNRQFMTDFKYKVGPSLVDTVYIQGDVKLWNVTLEQNPLIKGKNVRVYHNPLYTDEY from the exons ATGTGCCTTAGGGTTTTGTGCGAGAAATTGCTTTGCTGTTGTACTACGGCGAAAAATGGTGGCTTGAATGAG GCCTCATTTTACGACTACGCAGATCCAGTGCCAAAGTACTTCAACGATCAAATTGGCCAATTGAGCGAAGGGGTCAGCTTTACCGTTACTGGGAATCTAGCAGTAAACTGTGAGAG GTTCTCCATTAATCTTGTTCATAACAACGAGACTCGAGATGTGGCGCTTCACATTAATCCGCGTTTGCCACAAAACTATATTGTTCGTAACACCAAAGTACAGGACATATGGGGCAGCGAGGAAGTTTCCTCGGCATTGCCCTTCCTTCTAAGTCGCGGCGATAAGTTTTCTATTCAAGTGCTTGTTACTGAGGCGTGCTATATGATTTCGGTAAACGGTCAGCATTTTGCAACGTATACTCATCGCATTCCTTATAGGAATGTCAGCATTCTGGAAGTCAAAGGAGATGTTGGTAACGTGGAAATGCAGCGAACTTTGGTCTTAAACTATCCTCAACGGTTACCCGAGTCGGGGGCGAAAAACATTGAGCTCCATATAGATGACGAGATTGATGAAATTGACGCCAGCATCGAGGAGACTGTCAAAATACCTCATGAGTGGTGCCTTATTAGCGCGCCGATCACACAGTCGGACAGTTCGCCTAAGAGTACCCACAGTTCAAATGATTTTGGGCTAACCTTGCCCTATTATGGAGCACTGCCGCCAAATTCGTTGGTAGAAGGTCGATGTCTGAAAATTGAAGGACGAGTGCGCCTACTTCCACACTCTTTCTACATAAACTTACAGAAGGGGCAGGACATTTGGCCACATCCAGTCGTAGCATTCCACCTCAATCCACGTTTTTCAAAAGCGAGCAGCGGTGCCATAGGCAAGGCGGTGGTGTGTCGTAATGCCTGGTTTGACGGACGTTGGGCACAAGAGGAACGTTCGGAGTTGGACACAAACTTTCGTCCCGGCCGAACTTTCAGTTTGGTCATTGTGTGCACCAAAGACTCCTATGAGGTTTATGTCAATCGGCAATTTATGACAGATTTTAAATACAAGGTCGGGCCTTCGTTGGTTGATACCGTCTATATACAAGGAGATGTGAAACTGTGG
- the LOC119545985 gene encoding galectin-9 isoform X1, with translation MTAIILLVCHSVRELVDLSDALWQNAFNIERSLNYYRIKRRLQLFRFHCREFWLRQALNNSDSMHRRTDIDFAAVEAGAECMDTFDDSTRELHARFQQAEGRHLAPLDWDIEVVDGKELKASFYDYADPVPKYFNDQIGQLSEGVSFTVTGNLAVNCERFSINLVHNNETRDVALHINPRLPQNYIVRNTKVQDIWGSEEVSSALPFLLSRGDKFSIQVLVTEACYMISVNGQHFATYTHRIPYRNVSILEVKGDVGNVEMQRTLVLNYPQRLPESGAKNIELHIDDEIDEIDASIEETVKIPHEWCLISAPITQSDSSPKSTHSSNDFGLTLPYYGALPPNSLVEGRCLKIEGRVRLLPHSFYINLQKGQDIWPHPVVAFHLNPRFSKASSGAIGKAVVCRNAWFDGRWAQEERSELDTNFRPGRTFSLVIVCTKDSYEVYVNRQFMTDFKYKVGPSLVDTVYIQGDVKLWNVTLEQNPLIKGKNVRVYHNPLYTDEY, from the exons ATGACGGCAATAATACTCCTGGTCTGCCACTCTGTTCGCGAACTCGTCGATCTGTCAGATGCGCTGTGGCAGAACGCCTTCAATATCGAGCGAAGTTTAAACTATTACCGCATCAAGCGCCGCTTGCAGCTGTTTCGATTTCATTGCCGCGAGTTCTGGTTGCGTCAGGCCCTGAATAACTCCGACTCGATGCATCGGAGGACGGACATCGATTTTGCAGCCGTTGAGGCGGGTGCAGAGTGCATGGATACCTTCGACGACTCCACGAGGGAGCTGCACGCAAGATTTCAGCAGGCGGAGGGCCGGCACCTAGCGCCTTTGGACTGGGACATCGAGGTCGTGGATGGAAAAGAGCTTAAA GCCTCATTTTACGACTACGCAGATCCAGTGCCAAAGTACTTCAACGATCAAATTGGCCAATTGAGCGAAGGGGTCAGCTTTACCGTTACTGGGAATCTAGCAGTAAACTGTGAGAG GTTCTCCATTAATCTTGTTCATAACAACGAGACTCGAGATGTGGCGCTTCACATTAATCCGCGTTTGCCACAAAACTATATTGTTCGTAACACCAAAGTACAGGACATATGGGGCAGCGAGGAAGTTTCCTCGGCATTGCCCTTCCTTCTAAGTCGCGGCGATAAGTTTTCTATTCAAGTGCTTGTTACTGAGGCGTGCTATATGATTTCGGTAAACGGTCAGCATTTTGCAACGTATACTCATCGCATTCCTTATAGGAATGTCAGCATTCTGGAAGTCAAAGGAGATGTTGGTAACGTGGAAATGCAGCGAACTTTGGTCTTAAACTATCCTCAACGGTTACCCGAGTCGGGGGCGAAAAACATTGAGCTCCATATAGATGACGAGATTGATGAAATTGACGCCAGCATCGAGGAGACTGTCAAAATACCTCATGAGTGGTGCCTTATTAGCGCGCCGATCACACAGTCGGACAGTTCGCCTAAGAGTACCCACAGTTCAAATGATTTTGGGCTAACCTTGCCCTATTATGGAGCACTGCCGCCAAATTCGTTGGTAGAAGGTCGATGTCTGAAAATTGAAGGACGAGTGCGCCTACTTCCACACTCTTTCTACATAAACTTACAGAAGGGGCAGGACATTTGGCCACATCCAGTCGTAGCATTCCACCTCAATCCACGTTTTTCAAAAGCGAGCAGCGGTGCCATAGGCAAGGCGGTGGTGTGTCGTAATGCCTGGTTTGACGGACGTTGGGCACAAGAGGAACGTTCGGAGTTGGACACAAACTTTCGTCCCGGCCGAACTTTCAGTTTGGTCATTGTGTGCACCAAAGACTCCTATGAGGTTTATGTCAATCGGCAATTTATGACAGATTTTAAATACAAGGTCGGGCCTTCGTTGGTTGATACCGTCTATATACAAGGAGATGTGAAACTGTGG